One segment of Neisseria mucosa DNA contains the following:
- a CDS encoding phosphoribosyl-ATP diphosphatase, translating into MTDTILTQIQNVIDSRKGGDPDASYVAQLLHKGEDKILKKVIEEAGETLMASKDGGGEHLVYEVADLWFHTMVLLAHHGLRAEDVVNELARRQGLSGLVEKASRKES; encoded by the coding sequence ATGACCGATACCATCCTTACCCAAATTCAAAACGTCATCGATTCGCGCAAAGGCGGCGATCCCGATGCTTCTTACGTTGCCCAACTGTTGCACAAAGGCGAAGACAAGATTCTGAAAAAAGTCATCGAGGAAGCGGGTGAAACCTTGATGGCCTCTAAAGATGGCGGCGGCGAACATTTGGTTTACGAAGTGGCGGATTTGTGGTTTCACACCATGGTTTTATTGGCGCATCACGGATTGCGCGCCGAAGATGTGGTCAACGAGCTTGCGCGCCGTCAAGGTTTGTCGGGATTAGTGGAAAAAGCTTCTCGCAAAGAATCTTGA
- a CDS encoding histidine triad nucleotide-binding protein, protein MDNCIFCKIAAKDIPAQTVYEDDEMLCFKDIRPAAPVHLLLIPKVHFDSLAHATAEHQTLLGKMMLKVPQIAQEAGLTDGFKTLINTGKGGGQEVFHLHIHIMGTPA, encoded by the coding sequence ATGGATAATTGTATTTTCTGCAAAATCGCCGCCAAAGATATTCCGGCACAAACCGTTTACGAAGACGATGAGATGCTTTGTTTCAAAGACATCCGTCCTGCCGCGCCGGTACATCTGCTGCTGATTCCGAAAGTACACTTCGATTCACTGGCACACGCCACTGCCGAACATCAAACCCTGTTGGGTAAAATGATGTTGAAAGTCCCTCAAATCGCCCAAGAGGCAGGTTTGACCGACGGTTTCAAAACCCTGATCAACACAGGCAAAGGCGGCGGACAGGAAGTCTTCCACCTGCATATCCATATTATGGGTACGCCCGCATAA
- the tatA gene encoding Sec-independent protein translocase subunit TatA, whose protein sequence is MGSFSLWHWIIVLIIVVLVFGTKKLRNVGKDLGGAVHDFKQGLNEGTDGKDAKKDEVIEHKKDEDKA, encoded by the coding sequence ATGGGTAGCTTCTCTCTCTGGCACTGGATTATCGTACTGATTATCGTCGTTTTGGTATTCGGTACCAAAAAATTGCGCAACGTCGGCAAAGACCTCGGCGGCGCAGTGCATGACTTCAAACAAGGCCTGAACGAAGGTACAGACGGCAAAGATGCCAAAAAAGACGAAGTCATCGAACACAAAAAAGACGAAGACAAAGCATAA
- the hisI gene encoding phosphoribosyl-AMP cyclohydrolase, whose translation MSNINETLLNAVKFDEKGLVCAIAQDWQTHRVLMVAWMNAEALQKTVETGFAHYYSRSRQKQWMKGEESGHTQKVHELRLDCDGDAVVMLIEQNGGIACHTGRESCFYKVWQEGAWQTVDAVLKDEEAIYGHKHP comes from the coding sequence ATGTCGAATATAAACGAAACGCTGCTGAATGCCGTAAAATTTGATGAAAAGGGCTTGGTTTGCGCGATTGCCCAAGATTGGCAGACACACCGTGTGCTGATGGTTGCCTGGATGAACGCAGAAGCCCTGCAAAAAACCGTAGAAACCGGTTTTGCCCACTATTACAGCCGTTCCCGCCAAAAACAATGGATGAAGGGCGAAGAGTCCGGGCATACGCAAAAAGTACACGAATTGCGCCTGGATTGCGATGGCGATGCAGTGGTTATGTTGATTGAACAAAACGGCGGCATTGCCTGTCATACCGGGCGTGAAAGCTGCTTTTACAAAGTTTGGCAAGAGGGCGCATGGCAGACAGTGGATGCCGTGTTGAAAGACGAAGAAGCAATTTACGGACATAAACATCCTTAA
- the hisA gene encoding 1-(5-phosphoribosyl)-5-[(5-phosphoribosylamino)methylideneamino]imidazole-4-carboxamide isomerase, translating to MLLIPAIDLKEGHCVRLKQGLMEQATVFSDSPAEMALHWRNQGARRLHLVDLNGAFAGVPQNFPAIKEILAAVAKDIPVQLGGGIRDLGTIEKYLDLGLTDVIIGTAAVKNPEFVREACKEFPGQIIVGLDAKDGMVAIDGWATVTEHHVVDLAKRFEDDGVNSIIYTDIGRDGMMSGVNIEATVKLAQSVNIPIIASGGLTNLDDIHALCAVEKEGVSGAITGRAIYEGSIDFAQAQKLADSLA from the coding sequence ATGCTGTTGATACCTGCCATTGATTTGAAGGAAGGACACTGTGTCCGCTTGAAACAAGGTTTGATGGAGCAGGCGACGGTGTTTTCCGATTCGCCGGCAGAGATGGCTTTGCATTGGCGCAACCAAGGTGCACGCCGTTTGCATTTGGTTGATTTGAACGGCGCATTCGCAGGCGTTCCTCAAAATTTTCCGGCGATTAAAGAAATTTTGGCCGCCGTAGCCAAAGATATTCCGGTACAGCTTGGTGGCGGTATCCGTGATTTGGGCACCATTGAAAAGTATTTGGATTTGGGGCTGACCGATGTGATTATCGGTACGGCCGCAGTAAAAAATCCTGAATTTGTGCGCGAAGCATGCAAGGAATTTCCGGGGCAGATTATTGTCGGCCTGGATGCCAAAGACGGTATGGTGGCGATAGACGGTTGGGCAACGGTAACGGAACATCATGTCGTCGATTTGGCCAAGCGTTTTGAAGACGATGGCGTCAACAGCATTATTTATACCGATATCGGCCGCGACGGCATGATGAGCGGCGTGAATATCGAGGCTACCGTCAAATTGGCCCAATCAGTGAATATCCCGATCATTGCGTCCGGCGGCTTGACGAATTTGGACGATATCCACGCATTGTGTGCCGTTGAAAAAGAGGGTGTGAGCGGTGCGATTACCGGCCGCGCAATTTATGAGGGAAGTATTGATTTCGCACAGGCACAAAAACTGGCCGATTCTTTGGCTTAA
- the hisF gene encoding imidazole glycerol phosphate synthase subunit HisF: MALAKRIIPCLDVKDGRVVKGVNFLGLRDAGNPVDVAKRYNDEGADELTFLDITASSDNRDTILHVIEAVASQVFIPLTVGGGVRTVADIRRLLNAGADKASINTAAVTNPDLVNEAAGFFGSQAIVVAVDAKAVNPENTRWEIFTHGGRNPTGLDAVEWAVEMQRRGAGEILLTSMDRDGTKQGFNLPLTRAVSEAVDIPVIASGGVGSVQHLVDGIKEGKADAVLAASIFHFGEASIREAKLAMREAGIEVRL, from the coding sequence ATGGCATTGGCAAAACGAATTATTCCTTGTCTGGATGTAAAAGACGGTCGCGTGGTAAAAGGTGTCAACTTTTTGGGTTTACGCGATGCAGGCAATCCGGTTGATGTTGCCAAACGCTACAACGATGAAGGCGCGGATGAGTTGACCTTTTTGGACATCACTGCCTCCAGCGACAATCGCGACACTATTTTGCACGTTATTGAGGCAGTCGCATCACAAGTTTTTATTCCATTGACAGTCGGCGGCGGTGTGCGTACGGTTGCCGATATCCGCCGCCTGCTCAATGCCGGTGCCGATAAGGCCAGCATCAATACGGCCGCTGTAACCAATCCTGATTTGGTCAACGAAGCGGCCGGTTTTTTTGGTTCTCAGGCGATTGTCGTTGCCGTGGATGCCAAAGCGGTCAACCCTGAAAACACCCGTTGGGAAATCTTTACCCACGGCGGACGTAATCCGACCGGTTTGGATGCGGTGGAATGGGCTGTCGAAATGCAGCGGCGCGGTGCAGGCGAGATTTTACTGACCAGCATGGACCGAGACGGTACCAAGCAAGGTTTCAACCTGCCGTTGACACGCGCGGTCAGTGAAGCGGTCGATATTCCGGTCATTGCTTCCGGCGGCGTCGGTTCGGTTCAACACTTGGTGGACGGTATTAAAGAAGGGAAGGCTGATGCGGTATTGGCTGCCAGTATTTTCCACTTTGGCGAAGCGAGTATCCGCGAAGCAAAACTGGCCATGCGCGAAGCAGGAATCGAAGTGCGTTTGTGA
- the hisH gene encoding imidazole glycerol phosphate synthase subunit HisH, with the protein MKVAIVDYGMGNLHSVLKSVQAAQVLSNQNAEIYLTSRPEEVMAADKVIFPGQGAMPDCMSALKASGLGEAVSDGLKNKPFFGICVGAQLLFEHSEEGDTDGLGWFEGQVKRFLPNQTDAQGSRLKVPHMGWNTVRQTRQHPLFQDIGQNEYFYFVHSYYFAPKNEEIVLGVSEYPNEFACIVGKDNVFATQFHTEKSHQAGLLLLRNFLNWQI; encoded by the coding sequence ATGAAAGTAGCGATTGTCGATTATGGAATGGGAAACCTGCACTCAGTATTGAAATCTGTTCAGGCGGCGCAGGTCTTATCCAATCAAAATGCCGAAATTTATCTGACTTCGCGCCCTGAAGAGGTGATGGCGGCAGATAAGGTTATCTTTCCGGGGCAGGGTGCCATGCCGGACTGTATGTCTGCGCTGAAGGCAAGCGGTTTGGGCGAGGCAGTTTCAGACGGCCTGAAAAACAAGCCGTTTTTTGGAATTTGCGTAGGTGCGCAATTATTGTTTGAACACAGCGAAGAAGGCGATACAGATGGTTTGGGTTGGTTTGAAGGTCAAGTAAAACGGTTTTTGCCCAATCAAACCGATGCACAGGGAAGCCGTCTGAAGGTGCCGCATATGGGCTGGAATACAGTACGTCAAACCCGTCAGCACCCTTTATTTCAAGACATTGGGCAGAACGAGTATTTTTATTTTGTTCACAGCTATTATTTTGCGCCGAAAAATGAAGAGATTGTTTTAGGCGTCAGCGAATATCCGAATGAATTTGCCTGCATTGTCGGTAAGGATAATGTGTTTGCCACACAGTTCCACACGGAGAAAAGCCATCAGGCAGGATTGCTGCTGCTGCGTAATTTTTTAAATTGGCAGATTTGA